One genomic segment of Primulina tabacum isolate GXHZ01 chromosome 9, ASM2559414v2, whole genome shotgun sequence includes these proteins:
- the LOC142555178 gene encoding uncharacterized protein LOC142555178 isoform X1, with protein sequence MKSTTLGLFFVFLLLGVVAIAQDPTKGTIYKDPTRPMNMRIRDLMSQMTLEEKISQMAQLDRVAVTAEMMRDHSIGSILSGGGSVPRERATPEEWVDMVNNFQNGSLSSRLGIPMIYGIDAVHGHNNVYKATVFPHNIGLGATRDPELVKRIGAATALEARATGIPYVFAPCIAVCRNPKWGRCYESYSEDPKVVKHMTEIIRGLQGELPPNSRKGVPYLNGKDKVVACAKHFVGDGGTNNGINENNTIVDWHGLLSIHMPGYYHSIIKGVSTIMVSYSSWNGVKMHANRNLITNFLKGVLRFRVRKDGIDLNIFVGLSQILDDIYLFRSQNFQGFVISDWQGVDKIVYPEHANYSDSLLKAINAGIDMVMVPYNHTEFSEILISHVKNNLIPMSRINDAVRRILRVKFTMGLFENPVADYSFVHHLGSQAHRDLARMAVRKSLVLLKNGENGDEPLLPLPKKTSRILVAGTHANNLGLQCGGWTISWQGLNTTDLTAGATILNGITSAVDPSTEIVYSENPDSEFVKQNNFSYAIVVVGEPPYAETAGDDADLNIPESGLTTIKNVCGGTKCVVVLISGRPLVVEPYLPQIDALVAAWLPGSEGQGVAEVLFGNYGFTGKLPRTWFKTVDQLPMNVGDENYDPLFAFGFGLETQPN encoded by the exons ATGAAGTCAACAACACTGGGACTCTTCTTCGTCTTCCTCCTGCTTGGGGTCGTAGCCATAGCCCAGGACCCGACAAAGGGAACCATATACAAGGATCCGACCCGACCCATGAACATGAGGATACGGGACTTGATGAGCCAGATGACTCTGGAGGAGAAAATCTCGCAGATGGCCCAGCTGGACAGGGTGGCGGTGACTGCGGAGATGATGAGGGACCACTCCATCGGCAGCATCCTCAGCGGTGGCGGAAGTGTACCCCGGGAGAGGGCCACGCCGGAGGAGTGGGTGGATATGGTGAACAATTTCCAGAACGGGTCGTTGTCTAGTAGGCTTGGGATTCCCATGATCTATGGGATCGATGCTGTGCATGGACATAATAATGTGTATAAAGCCACTGTTTTCCCACATAATATTGGCCTTGGGGCTACAAG AGATCCCGAGCTAGTGAAGAGAATTGGTGCAGCCACGGCCCTTGAAGCAAGAGCTACTGGAATCCCCTATGTCTTTGCTCCTTGCATCGCT gttTGCAGGAACCCTAAGTGGGGTAGATGCTATGAGAGCTACAGCGAGGATCCCAAGGTAGTTAAACACATGACAGAAATCATCCGAGGTTTACAAGGAGAACTCCCTCCCAATTCAAGAAAAGGAGTACCTTACTTGAACGGAAA GGACAAGGTTGTGGCTTGTGCAAAGCATTTTGTTGGTGATGGAGGGACAAACAATGGGATAAATGAGAACAATACAATCGTCGATTGGCATGGATTGCTTAGCATTCATATGCCCGGGTACTATCACTCCATAATCAAGGGTGTCTCCACTATCATGGTTTCTTATTCGAGTTGGAATGGAGTGAAGATGCATGCGAATCGAAATCTCATCACCAATTTTCTCAAAGGAGTTCTCAGGTTTAGGGTACGTAAAGATGGGATAGACCTAAACATTTTTGTTGGATTATCTCAAATACTCGATGACATATATTTATTTCGGTCTCAAAATTTTCAGGGATTCGTCATCTCCGATTGGCAAGGAGTCGACAAGATTGTTTATCCCGAGCATGCCAACTACTCTGACTCCCTTTTGAAAGCTATCAATGCAGGCATCGACATG GTTATGGTCCCATACAATCACACGGAATTTAGTGAGATTTTGATATCCCATGTGAAGAACAACTTGATCCCAATGAGCAGGATTAACGATGCTGTTAGAAGGATTTTAAGGGTTAAATTCACAATGGGCCTTTTTGAGAACCCTGTGGCTGATTATAGCTTCGTACATCATCTTGGAAGCCAG GCTCACAGAGATTTGGCAAGAATGGCAGTGAGAAAGTCACTAGTTCTCTTGAAAAATGGAGAAAATGGTGATGAACCCTTGCTTCCACTCCCTAAAAAGACTTCAAGAATCTTAGTTGCTGGAACACATGCCAACAATCTTGGACTGCAATGTGGTGGCTGGACTATTTCTTGGCAAGGACTTAACACCACCGACCTCACAGCAG GAGCCACAATACTGAATGGAATAACATCAGCAGTCGACCCCAGCACCGAAATCGTCTACAGCGAAAACCCCGACTCTGAGTTTGTCAAGCAGAACAACTTCTCATACGCCATTGTTGTTGTTGGAGAGCCACCTTATGCCGAAACCGCAGGAGACGACGCAGACTTGAATATTCCTGAATCAGGCCTAACTACGATAAAAAACGTATGCGGCGGCACAAAATGTGTCGTCGTTCTGATTTCCGGTCGACCTTTGGTAGTCGAGCCTTATCTTCCTCAGATAGATGCGCTTGTGGCTGCATGGCTACCAGGATCCGAGGGCCAAGGTGTGGCAGAAGTCCTGTTTGGCAACTACGGATTCACCGGAAAGTTGCCGAGGACTTGGTTCAAGACGGTGGATCAGCTGCCGATGAATGTTGGTGATGAGAACTATGATCCATTGTTTGCTTTTGGCTTCGGACTTGAGACTCAACCAAATTAG
- the LOC142555178 gene encoding uncharacterized protein LOC142555178 isoform X2 — MKSTTLGLFFVFLLLGVVAIAQDPTKGTIYKDPTRPMNMRIRDLMSQMTLEEKISQMAQLDRVAVTAEMMRDHSIGSILSGGGSVPRERATPEEWVDMVNNFQNGSLSSRLGIPMIYGIDAVHGHNNVYKATVFPHNIGLGATRDPELVKRIGAATALEARATGIPYVFAPCIAVCRNPKWGRCYESYSEDPKVVKHMTEIIRGLQGELPPNSRKGVPYLNGKDKVVACAKHFVGDGGTNNGINENNTIVDWHGLLSIHMPGYYHSIIKGVSTIMVSYSSWNGVKMHANRNLITNFLKGVLRFRGFVISDWQGVDKIVYPEHANYSDSLLKAINAGIDMVMVPYNHTEFSEILISHVKNNLIPMSRINDAVRRILRVKFTMGLFENPVADYSFVHHLGSQAHRDLARMAVRKSLVLLKNGENGDEPLLPLPKKTSRILVAGTHANNLGLQCGGWTISWQGLNTTDLTAGATILNGITSAVDPSTEIVYSENPDSEFVKQNNFSYAIVVVGEPPYAETAGDDADLNIPESGLTTIKNVCGGTKCVVVLISGRPLVVEPYLPQIDALVAAWLPGSEGQGVAEVLFGNYGFTGKLPRTWFKTVDQLPMNVGDENYDPLFAFGFGLETQPN; from the exons ATGAAGTCAACAACACTGGGACTCTTCTTCGTCTTCCTCCTGCTTGGGGTCGTAGCCATAGCCCAGGACCCGACAAAGGGAACCATATACAAGGATCCGACCCGACCCATGAACATGAGGATACGGGACTTGATGAGCCAGATGACTCTGGAGGAGAAAATCTCGCAGATGGCCCAGCTGGACAGGGTGGCGGTGACTGCGGAGATGATGAGGGACCACTCCATCGGCAGCATCCTCAGCGGTGGCGGAAGTGTACCCCGGGAGAGGGCCACGCCGGAGGAGTGGGTGGATATGGTGAACAATTTCCAGAACGGGTCGTTGTCTAGTAGGCTTGGGATTCCCATGATCTATGGGATCGATGCTGTGCATGGACATAATAATGTGTATAAAGCCACTGTTTTCCCACATAATATTGGCCTTGGGGCTACAAG AGATCCCGAGCTAGTGAAGAGAATTGGTGCAGCCACGGCCCTTGAAGCAAGAGCTACTGGAATCCCCTATGTCTTTGCTCCTTGCATCGCT gttTGCAGGAACCCTAAGTGGGGTAGATGCTATGAGAGCTACAGCGAGGATCCCAAGGTAGTTAAACACATGACAGAAATCATCCGAGGTTTACAAGGAGAACTCCCTCCCAATTCAAGAAAAGGAGTACCTTACTTGAACGGAAA GGACAAGGTTGTGGCTTGTGCAAAGCATTTTGTTGGTGATGGAGGGACAAACAATGGGATAAATGAGAACAATACAATCGTCGATTGGCATGGATTGCTTAGCATTCATATGCCCGGGTACTATCACTCCATAATCAAGGGTGTCTCCACTATCATGGTTTCTTATTCGAGTTGGAATGGAGTGAAGATGCATGCGAATCGAAATCTCATCACCAATTTTCTCAAAGGAGTTCTCAGGTTTAGG GGATTCGTCATCTCCGATTGGCAAGGAGTCGACAAGATTGTTTATCCCGAGCATGCCAACTACTCTGACTCCCTTTTGAAAGCTATCAATGCAGGCATCGACATG GTTATGGTCCCATACAATCACACGGAATTTAGTGAGATTTTGATATCCCATGTGAAGAACAACTTGATCCCAATGAGCAGGATTAACGATGCTGTTAGAAGGATTTTAAGGGTTAAATTCACAATGGGCCTTTTTGAGAACCCTGTGGCTGATTATAGCTTCGTACATCATCTTGGAAGCCAG GCTCACAGAGATTTGGCAAGAATGGCAGTGAGAAAGTCACTAGTTCTCTTGAAAAATGGAGAAAATGGTGATGAACCCTTGCTTCCACTCCCTAAAAAGACTTCAAGAATCTTAGTTGCTGGAACACATGCCAACAATCTTGGACTGCAATGTGGTGGCTGGACTATTTCTTGGCAAGGACTTAACACCACCGACCTCACAGCAG GAGCCACAATACTGAATGGAATAACATCAGCAGTCGACCCCAGCACCGAAATCGTCTACAGCGAAAACCCCGACTCTGAGTTTGTCAAGCAGAACAACTTCTCATACGCCATTGTTGTTGTTGGAGAGCCACCTTATGCCGAAACCGCAGGAGACGACGCAGACTTGAATATTCCTGAATCAGGCCTAACTACGATAAAAAACGTATGCGGCGGCACAAAATGTGTCGTCGTTCTGATTTCCGGTCGACCTTTGGTAGTCGAGCCTTATCTTCCTCAGATAGATGCGCTTGTGGCTGCATGGCTACCAGGATCCGAGGGCCAAGGTGTGGCAGAAGTCCTGTTTGGCAACTACGGATTCACCGGAAAGTTGCCGAGGACTTGGTTCAAGACGGTGGATCAGCTGCCGATGAATGTTGGTGATGAGAACTATGATCCATTGTTTGCTTTTGGCTTCGGACTTGAGACTCAACCAAATTAG
- the LOC142555179 gene encoding uncharacterized protein LOC142555179: MPMTAPPLPSPSLPLPPLSLSPPPSSSAVITSSLLFSSHHSAFPNNIPTNSEIPALYSFAACSSFPDPFTLQESIQIHHPTILKHPILLFRSLDSPAVDTQTFLVTVSVLVAIVLSLILGLKGDPLPCKRCAGNGGTKCVFCIDGKMKVENGLVDCKVCKGAGLLLCKKCGGSGYSRRL; encoded by the exons ATGCCCATGACGGCACCACCACTTCCGTCGCCGTCTTTGCCGCTTCCTCCACTATCTCTCTCTCCACCCCCTTCTTCATCTGCTGTAATAACTTCATCTCTCTTATTTTCCTCTCATCACTCTGCTTTTCCAAACAATATCCCTACAAACTCAGAAATCCCCGCCTTGTACTCATTTGCCGCTTGTTCTTCTTTTCCTGACCCATTTACGCTGCAAGAATCCATCCAAATTCATCATCCCACTATTTTAAAGCACCCAATTTTGCTATTCAGAAGCTTAGATTCACCTGCTGTGGATACGCAGACCTTCTTGGTCACTGTCAGTGTTTTGGTCGCCATTGTTCTGTCTCTTATTCTTGGCCTCAAG ggaGATCCTCTACCCTGTAAGAGGTGTGCTGGAAACG GTGGAACAAAATGTGTATTCTGTATTGATGGTAAGATGAAGGTCGAAAACGGGCTTGTGGATTGTAAAGTTTGCAAAGGTGCAG GATTGCTACTGTGCAAGAAATGTGGAGGCTCTGGATACTCGCGAAGGTTGTAA